The following are encoded together in the Proteiniphilum saccharofermentans genome:
- a CDS encoding DUF433 domain-containing protein, with amino-acid sequence MDNMASYISIDPEIRFGKPCIKGTRIAVTDILLWLASGMSNKEILDDYPILEDSHIRAALHFAADRESFIKIIPTTNVDPAIA; translated from the coding sequence ATGGATAATATGGCTTCTTATATTTCAATTGATCCGGAAATACGTTTTGGTAAACCGTGTATCAAAGGGACTCGTATCGCTGTTACGGATATTCTCCTATGGCTTGCCTCCGGTATGTCCAACAAAGAAATACTGGATGATTATCCTATTTTGGAAGATAGTCATATTCGGGCTGCATTACATTTTGCTGCCGATAGAGAATCTTTTATTAAAATAATTCCTACAACCAATGTAGATCCGGCTATTGCTTGA
- a CDS encoding DUF6266 family protein, producing MGKACREAVEGTYPDLHVNYGKIQISAGRLQLPTDIHLHLDPLSHTATFSWNAQLVYPFLPGSANDRINIVCFDPVHPAEVKTSPEYIRAVGKAVVTLDEMWHPATTHFWIYFTSHDLQDISNSVYIQPE from the coding sequence ATAGGAAAAGCTTGTCGCGAAGCGGTAGAAGGCACTTATCCCGATTTACACGTCAATTACGGCAAAATTCAGATTTCCGCGGGTAGGCTTCAATTACCCACAGATATCCATCTTCATCTTGATCCTCTTTCCCACACGGCCACTTTCAGTTGGAACGCACAACTTGTATATCCTTTCCTCCCGGGAAGCGCTAATGATAGAATAAATATTGTTTGTTTCGATCCCGTTCACCCCGCAGAAGTCAAAACATCTCCGGAATATATCCGTGCCGTAGGCAAGGCAGTTGTGACGCTTGACGAAATGTGGCATCCGGCCACGACCCATTTCTGGATCTACTTCACTTCGCACGACCTGCAGGACATTTCCAATAGTGTTTACATTCAACCGGAATAG
- a CDS encoding type I CRISPR-associated protein Cas7, producing MSEFKNRVFGCAVVKAINSNYNADFSGQPRTLPNGVVYATDKAYKYTVKNYLRDVFNTEKIFYFKSLNANLNPISLDETYKKYFGDYPKGTGKEKDKIVKTSVAKNLLSCLDIRLFGATFAAETNISIHGTVQINHGINVWKENNIFTEQITSPFSNKADDPDAEKGMTTIGRQAKLEEGHYLHHFSVNPLNLKDVAALAENAQTVSSEDIAKLKEAMRRGVTWYDSASKAGCENEMLVWVQLKENSKIVLPNFVTLIKLEDTKSDGKCVYDFEGLNIELERFKNEIETIEVYYNRQTCSVKNLPTGVTEIDL from the coding sequence ATGTCAGAATTTAAAAACAGAGTTTTCGGCTGCGCAGTAGTAAAGGCAATCAACTCAAATTATAATGCCGACTTTTCAGGACAACCGCGCACTTTACCCAATGGAGTAGTATACGCAACGGATAAAGCGTATAAATATACTGTAAAGAATTATTTGAGAGATGTGTTTAACACAGAGAAAATTTTCTACTTCAAGTCATTAAATGCAAATCTTAATCCTATTTCCCTAGACGAAACTTATAAAAAATATTTCGGAGACTATCCAAAAGGAACAGGTAAAGAAAAAGACAAAATAGTAAAAACATCTGTCGCTAAAAATCTTTTAAGTTGTTTGGATATTAGACTGTTTGGAGCAACTTTTGCAGCCGAAACAAATATCTCCATTCATGGAACAGTTCAAATTAATCATGGAATAAATGTTTGGAAAGAAAACAATATCTTTACTGAACAAATAACTTCTCCTTTCAGTAATAAAGCTGATGATCCCGATGCCGAAAAAGGAATGACGACAATCGGACGTCAGGCAAAATTGGAAGAAGGGCATTACTTGCATCATTTTTCCGTAAATCCGTTAAATCTTAAAGATGTGGCGGCTTTGGCTGAAAACGCCCAAACGGTTTCTTCTGAAGATATTGCCAAACTCAAAGAAGCGATGCGTCGAGGTGTTACTTGGTATGACTCTGCTTCAAAGGCAGGTTGCGAAAACGAAATGCTCGTTTGGGTGCAACTGAAAGAAAATTCGAAAATAGTTTTGCCCAATTTTGTAACCTTAATAAAATTGGAAGATACAAAATCAGATGGAAAATGTGTTTATGATTTTGAAGGATTGAATATAGAACTGGAGCGATTCAAAAATGAAATCGAAACGATAGAAGTTTATTACAACAGACAAACATGCAGCGTGAAGAATTTGCCAACAGGTGTAACTGAAATCGATTTATAA
- a CDS encoding DUF5615 family PIN-like protein, whose product MKQYFDDCCHVDDIGLSVPAKDTEIWEYAKQQEMIIVTNDEDFLHLAGIKGFPPKVILLRVGNQSRKHIEQLLINMKSQITLFIDSPEYGVLELV is encoded by the coding sequence TTGAAACAATATTTTGATGACTGTTGTCACGTAGATGATATAGGATTGTCGGTTCCCGCAAAAGACACGGAAATTTGGGAATATGCCAAACAGCAGGAAATGATTATTGTAACAAATGATGAAGATTTTTTACATCTTGCCGGCATAAAAGGCTTCCCGCCAAAAGTAATTTTATTACGTGTAGGCAACCAAAGCCGAAAACATATTGAACAACTTCTAATAAATATGAAATCTCAGATAACTTTGTTCATAGATTCGCCGGAATATGGTGTTTTGGAACTGGTATAA
- the cas1b gene encoding type I-B CRISPR-associated endonuclease Cas1b yields MKKTYYLFNPGLLERKDNTLKFTPYEEDGNGEMFHPGQPRYLPVEDIAEFYVFGSLQAKSSLFNFLGQKDIALHFFDYYENYTGSFMPRDNLLSGKMLLAQTSAYQNKKKRIEIARKFIEGAAFNMIKNLRYYNIRGKDLDGVIEKIDEYSSQIVHSTAVDELMGIEGNIRQTYYDGFDLIINDFSMEGRSKQPPRNEVNALISFGNMMCYSQCLRAIHQTQLNPTISYLHTPGERRYSLSLDITEIFKPILVDRVIFKLLNKRELQEKHFDHKLNRCLLNPSGKKIFVKAFEERLTETIQHRSLKRKVSYRHLMKLECYKLSKHLLSIEEYKPFKMWW; encoded by the coding sequence ATGAAGAAAACATACTATCTTTTTAATCCGGGCTTGTTGGAACGCAAGGATAACACATTGAAATTTACTCCTTACGAAGAGGATGGCAATGGGGAGATGTTCCATCCTGGACAACCTCGTTATCTTCCGGTGGAGGATATCGCCGAGTTTTATGTGTTCGGTTCCTTACAGGCTAAAAGCTCTCTTTTCAATTTCCTGGGACAGAAAGATATCGCTCTTCACTTCTTTGATTATTATGAGAACTATACCGGTTCATTTATGCCTCGTGATAATTTGTTGTCAGGAAAGATGTTGCTCGCCCAAACGTCGGCTTATCAGAATAAGAAAAAAAGAATTGAGATTGCCCGTAAATTTATTGAGGGAGCCGCCTTCAACATGATCAAAAATCTGCGGTATTACAATATACGTGGAAAAGACCTGGACGGCGTGATCGAGAAGATAGATGAATATAGCTCCCAGATAGTTCATTCAACAGCGGTTGACGAGTTGATGGGGATTGAGGGTAATATCCGGCAAACTTATTATGACGGCTTCGATCTGATCATCAACGATTTCAGCATGGAGGGTAGGAGTAAGCAGCCTCCCCGCAATGAGGTGAATGCGCTTATCTCCTTCGGGAATATGATGTGTTATAGCCAATGCCTGAGGGCGATACACCAAACGCAGCTCAATCCCACCATCAGCTATCTTCATACTCCGGGAGAAAGGCGATATTCTCTCTCGTTGGATATCACGGAAATCTTCAAACCAATCCTGGTGGATAGGGTGATTTTTAAACTGCTCAATAAAAGGGAATTGCAGGAAAAGCACTTCGATCATAAATTGAACCGGTGCTTGCTCAATCCTTCCGGAAAGAAAATCTTCGTAAAAGCGTTTGAAGAAAGACTGACGGAAACTATCCAGCATCGTTCCTTGAAACGGAAAGTCAGTTATCGACATCTGATGAAACTCGAATGTTACAAACTCAGTAAGCACCTGCTTAGTATAGAAGAGTATAAACCCTTTAAAATGTGGTGGTAG
- the cas6 gene encoding CRISPR-associated endoribonuclease Cas6: MRFKLILIIDRNTKGDRIPLNYQYAASSLIYRILSNSGSEFSSWLHENGFQDDQRRFKLFTFSRLFMPRYSIEGPYLKILSNTVEWYISFLPDRSTQEFVQGLFREQSFELGDRRANIRFRVQSVEMLPSPVFTETMVFETLSPACIVRQEDDGSEKYISPDHPDATDIVRLNLLNKYRAFYGHDFPEERFPFYLRALTKPRSSLIAIKEGTPQESKIRGFMCRFELTAPLELVKIMYETGLGSKNSQGFGMSEDATNR; this comes from the coding sequence ATGCGCTTTAAATTGATTTTAATTATCGATAGAAACACAAAAGGCGACCGGATACCTTTGAATTACCAATATGCCGCATCGTCTTTGATATACAGGATTCTATCCAATTCCGGAAGTGAATTTTCGTCATGGTTGCACGAAAATGGATTTCAAGACGATCAGAGGCGTTTCAAATTATTTACCTTTTCTAGATTGTTCATGCCACGATATTCCATTGAAGGTCCGTATTTGAAAATACTCTCCAATACGGTGGAGTGGTATATCTCTTTTTTACCGGATCGCAGTACCCAGGAGTTTGTACAGGGATTATTTAGGGAGCAATCTTTCGAGTTGGGCGACCGTCGCGCAAACATCCGTTTCCGGGTGCAGAGTGTGGAAATGCTTCCTTCGCCGGTATTTACGGAAACTATGGTATTCGAAACGTTGTCCCCGGCCTGTATCGTACGACAGGAAGACGATGGCTCGGAGAAATACATATCTCCAGATCATCCTGATGCCACCGACATCGTGAGGCTTAATTTATTGAATAAGTACAGGGCCTTTTACGGTCATGATTTTCCGGAGGAGCGTTTCCCATTCTACCTCAGAGCGCTTACAAAACCGAGATCGAGTTTGATTGCCATCAAAGAAGGTACGCCCCAGGAGAGCAAAATCCGTGGTTTTATGTGCCGGTTCGAATTGACAGCTCCCTTGGAATTGGTGAAGATAATGTATGAAACCGGCCTGGGTAGTAAGAATAGTCAGGGGTTCGGGATGAGTGAGGACGCTACAAATAGGTGA
- a CDS encoding CRISPR-associated helicase/endonuclease Cas3 translates to MPQYDCRFFEDLIPNCSCYFAHLPNENQVGRKPELLSEHSALVMLYARRMEVINNLEGIIERLIADAIPHGMVNKALLAEAIKKLFWQAIAFHDLGKLNHGFQFNRMKNHVDILRVKHSFENQHSVISVYLFLALFFQDFLAMEELTEEEQIFLTNVALYLSYPIFKHHSARIDKAQNETNWDNEDLFALKPFLTLFKHHLNDSDIEKYHNFFLANANFNFLFDRFNRNICTTENAFPLYALIKLNYSLLTASDYLATAHYMNDWVEMVTDFGLLTEDIQKNIIANAKILKSYNKEVYDAIGNNEPVNPDNYITQSNDNLNALRRCIAMEVVGNVRKNTGKRLFYIEAPTGGGKTNVSMLALAELLKTDQSIQKIFYVFPFTTLITQTYLSLVDTLGLMESEIAEIHSKAPIQKRTRERDINEDSDYKNYLDALFMNYPVTLLSHIRFFDVLKTNAKETNYLLHRFTNSVVIIDEIQSYSPKIWDKIVYFIVNYARYFNMRFIIMSATLPKIGDIIDRKELASDFVYLIADKNKYFQNPNFCNRVQFDYSLLEWDKPDKNNISNYLENLNIVVFEKSRDYAETNGKYPDSVFTIIEFIFKKTASDYYSISKATNEKINFFDEILLLSGTILEPRRRQIINKLKLGETRKKKILLVTTQVVEAGVDIDMDLGFKDKSIVDSEEQLAGRINRNVNKPACKLYIFDCNTEKTLYGGDDRYSLMKNIKDEYYEILEQKDFDRLYRIVIQKIKEKNHSEFIENIDDLFISMATLNFEEVDKSLKIIIQQNVSVFVPLEIDILLVGDKNIDTLNELEISYTDVLNGSEVWQRYSEMINGQNEDFVKSKILMKKFQSILSMFTFSIFPNGSDYELLKTYGEEKYGFLYLESFREIYSFESGINTDKLSNSNFI, encoded by the coding sequence ATGCCCCAATATGACTGTCGGTTCTTTGAAGATTTAATTCCAAATTGTAGCTGTTATTTTGCTCATTTACCCAATGAAAATCAAGTGGGTAGAAAACCAGAATTGCTTTCGGAACATTCAGCATTGGTTATGCTTTATGCTCGAAGAATGGAGGTAATAAACAATTTGGAAGGGATAATCGAAAGACTGATAGCTGATGCTATTCCTCATGGTATGGTAAATAAAGCATTGCTTGCCGAAGCAATTAAAAAATTATTTTGGCAAGCAATTGCTTTTCATGATTTAGGAAAATTGAATCATGGCTTTCAATTTAACCGGATGAAAAATCATGTTGATATATTGAGGGTAAAGCATTCTTTCGAAAATCAGCATTCTGTGATAAGTGTGTATCTGTTTTTGGCTCTATTCTTTCAGGATTTTCTTGCTATGGAAGAACTTACTGAAGAGGAACAAATTTTTTTGACCAATGTTGCATTGTATTTAAGTTATCCGATCTTCAAACATCATAGTGCAAGGATAGATAAAGCACAGAATGAAACAAATTGGGATAATGAAGATCTATTTGCTTTGAAACCCTTCTTGACGCTATTTAAACATCATTTAAATGATTCCGATATAGAAAAATACCATAATTTCTTTTTAGCAAATGCCAATTTCAATTTTCTTTTTGATCGTTTTAATAGAAATATTTGTACCACGGAAAATGCTTTTCCTCTTTATGCGCTCATTAAACTTAATTACTCTTTGTTGACAGCCTCTGATTATTTAGCAACGGCTCATTATATGAATGATTGGGTGGAAATGGTGACCGATTTTGGCTTGTTGACAGAAGATATTCAAAAGAATATTATCGCAAATGCGAAGATATTAAAATCATATAATAAAGAAGTTTATGATGCAATAGGTAATAATGAACCCGTAAATCCAGATAACTATATAACACAAAGCAATGATAATTTGAACGCTTTAAGACGTTGCATCGCGATGGAGGTAGTGGGCAATGTAAGAAAGAATACAGGTAAAAGGCTCTTTTACATTGAGGCTCCAACGGGTGGCGGTAAAACAAATGTTTCAATGTTGGCATTGGCGGAATTACTGAAAACAGATCAGTCAATTCAGAAAATATTTTATGTTTTTCCTTTTACCACACTGATAACACAAACCTATCTGTCTCTTGTTGATACACTCGGGTTGATGGAAAGTGAAATTGCTGAGATTCATTCAAAAGCGCCTATACAAAAACGAACAAGAGAAAGAGATATTAATGAAGATTCAGACTATAAAAACTATCTGGATGCTTTATTCATGAACTATCCGGTAACACTGCTTTCTCATATACGGTTTTTCGATGTACTAAAAACTAATGCAAAAGAAACGAATTATCTTTTGCATAGATTTACTAACTCGGTGGTTATTATTGATGAAATTCAATCTTATTCACCTAAAATATGGGATAAAATAGTCTATTTTATAGTCAATTATGCCCGATATTTCAATATGAGGTTTATCATTATGTCCGCGACTTTACCTAAAATCGGAGATATAATTGATAGAAAAGAGCTGGCAAGCGATTTTGTGTATCTTATAGCGGACAAAAACAAATATTTTCAAAATCCGAATTTTTGTAACCGAGTACAGTTTGATTATTCGTTGTTAGAATGGGATAAACCTGATAAAAATAATATTTCCAATTATCTTGAAAATCTGAATATTGTTGTTTTTGAGAAATCAAGGGACTATGCAGAGACAAATGGTAAATATCCTGATAGCGTTTTCACTATTATAGAATTTATATTCAAAAAAACAGCCAGTGATTATTATTCAATCTCAAAGGCCACAAATGAAAAGATTAACTTTTTTGATGAAATCCTTTTATTGTCCGGAACCATATTAGAACCAAGAAGGAGACAGATTATCAATAAGCTGAAATTGGGAGAAACACGAAAAAAGAAAATTTTACTTGTTACCACTCAGGTTGTGGAGGCTGGCGTGGATATTGATATGGATTTGGGCTTTAAAGACAAATCCATTGTTGATAGCGAGGAACAATTAGCCGGTCGTATCAACCGTAATGTGAATAAGCCTGCTTGTAAGTTGTATATATTTGATTGTAATACGGAAAAAACATTGTATGGTGGAGATGATCGTTATTCCTTGATGAAAAATATTAAAGATGAATACTATGAAATATTGGAGCAAAAAGATTTCGATAGGCTATATCGTATCGTAATTCAAAAAATTAAGGAGAAAAATCACTCTGAATTTATAGAAAATATAGATGATTTGTTCATATCTATGGCTACATTAAATTTTGAAGAAGTGGATAAATCGTTGAAAATTATTATACAACAGAATGTGTCAGTTTTTGTACCATTGGAAATTGATATTCTGTTGGTGGGGGATAAAAATATTGATACACTAAATGAATTGGAAATTTCTTACACGGATGTTTTAAACGGATCAGAAGTTTGGCAAAGATATTCAGAAATGATAAATGGGCAAAATGAAGATTTTGTAAAAAGCAAAATTTTGATGAAAAAATTTCAATCCATCCTATCCATGTTCACATTCTCCATTTTTCCTAATGGATCGGATTATGAATTGCTAAAAACATATGGAGAAGAGAAATACGGTTTTTTGTATTTGGAATCATTTAGAGAGATATATTCTTTTGAGAGTGGAATTAATACGGATAAACTTTCGAATTCGAATTTTATATAA
- the ahpC gene encoding alkyl hydroperoxide reductase subunit C — protein sequence MSSIINSQLTEFKVEAYHEGEFKTVTHNDVLGKWAIFFFYPADFTFVCPTELVDVAEKYEELQRIGVEVYSVSTDKHFTHKAWHDASESIRKIKYPMLADPTGLLTRAFGVMVEEEGVAYRGTFVIDPSGKIKIAEIHDNGIGRNAEELVRKVKAAQFVATHDGEVCPAKWEEGQETLKPSIDLVGKI from the coding sequence ATGAGTTCAATTATCAATTCACAACTGACAGAGTTTAAAGTAGAAGCCTACCACGAAGGCGAGTTCAAAACAGTAACCCACAACGATGTATTGGGCAAATGGGCTATTTTCTTCTTTTATCCCGCGGATTTCACATTCGTATGCCCCACAGAATTGGTGGATGTAGCTGAAAAGTACGAAGAGCTGCAGAGAATAGGCGTAGAAGTTTACTCGGTAAGTACAGACAAACACTTCACTCACAAAGCATGGCACGATGCTTCTGAAAGCATTCGTAAAATTAAATATCCGATGCTGGCTGATCCGACCGGGCTCCTCACCCGTGCATTCGGCGTGATGGTAGAAGAAGAAGGAGTTGCCTACAGGGGTACATTTGTAATAGATCCTTCCGGAAAGATCAAGATCGCCGAAATTCACGACAACGGTATTGGTCGTAATGCTGAAGAACTGGTACGCAAAGTAAAAGCTGCCCAGTTTGTGGCGACCCACGACGGCGAAGTTTGTCCCGCGAAATGGGAAGAAGGCCAGGAAACTTTGAAACCCAGCATCGACCTGGTAGGAAAAATTTAA
- a CDS encoding ABC transporter permease has product MIRALAVRQLLRSAVRRDRIHHLQLLRNDAAGQLPGDVLHILVFILLSGLFTPVSSMPAWAQAIAAVNPFTYLTASPRMLYLNGSTLADISGQLLKITLFAIILNGWAIASYRKRG; this is encoded by the coding sequence ATGATACGGGCTCTGGCCGTCAGGCAACTTCTTCGCAGTGCTGTTCGCCGGGATCGTATTCATCATCTCCAACTACTCCGAAACGATGCAGCAGGCCAGCTTCCTGGTGATGTTCTTCATATCCTGGTCTTCATCCTGCTGAGCGGCCTGTTCACGCCGGTATCGAGTATGCCCGCATGGGCACAGGCGATTGCCGCCGTCAATCCGTTCACCTACCTCACCGCCAGCCCGCGTATGCTCTATCTCAACGGCAGCACCCTGGCCGACATATCGGGGCAGTTGCTGAAGATCACCCTTTTCGCAATTATCCTGAACGGATGGGCGATCGCCAGTTACAGGAAGAGGGGGTAG
- the ahpF gene encoding alkyl hydroperoxide reductase subunit F: MLDTSLIEQLRGIFSELSNDYTFDVSVRENHPNRGQLLELLNDVVSVSDRLSLQENPGEGLAFDILKNGEKTGIRFRAVPTGHEFTSLLLAVLNADGKGKNLPDEFVTKRLKSLKGDIRLTTYMSLTCTNCPDVVQTLNAMAVINPRITHEAVDGAIYKEEADALDLQGVPAVFADGELLHVGRGNFGELLAKLEAHYGTETSEVEEQTIREYDVIVVGGGPAGVAAAVYSARKGLNVAVVAERVGGQVNETGGIENLISVPRTTGSKLADDLKNHMSEYPIDIFEHRSVENVTVENKQKIVLTQGGEIFTAPALIIATGASWRKLNVPGETEFIGRGVAFCPHCDGPFYKGKRVAVIGGGNSGIEAAIDLAGICSHVTVFEFLEELKADKVLQEKVKSLPNVEIFLHSQTTEVINNGEKVTGLKVKDRKTEEERVIDLDGVFVQIGLAPNSAAFKDVVKTNRFGEIEIDERARTDVPGIYAAGDVTTVPYKQIIISMGEGAKAALTAFDDRIRGVI, translated from the coding sequence ATGCTAGATACATCTTTAATAGAACAACTACGGGGTATCTTCTCGGAACTCAGTAATGATTACACATTCGATGTTTCGGTCAGAGAAAACCATCCAAACCGTGGACAACTGCTCGAACTACTCAACGACGTGGTATCGGTTTCGGATCGTCTGTCATTGCAGGAAAATCCGGGTGAAGGTCTCGCATTCGATATATTGAAAAACGGTGAGAAAACGGGAATCAGATTCCGTGCAGTACCGACCGGCCATGAGTTTACCTCACTGCTGCTGGCTGTCCTGAATGCGGATGGTAAAGGTAAGAACCTGCCCGATGAATTCGTAACGAAGAGATTGAAATCGTTAAAGGGAGATATCCGTCTGACAACTTATATGTCGCTGACCTGTACCAATTGTCCGGACGTGGTTCAGACTCTGAACGCCATGGCGGTGATCAACCCGCGTATTACGCATGAAGCGGTGGATGGCGCTATCTATAAGGAGGAAGCAGATGCTCTGGATCTGCAAGGAGTGCCGGCAGTTTTTGCCGATGGCGAACTTTTACACGTCGGCCGGGGAAATTTCGGCGAATTGCTGGCTAAATTGGAAGCGCATTATGGTACGGAGACATCCGAAGTTGAAGAACAGACCATCCGCGAATATGACGTGATTGTGGTAGGCGGAGGGCCTGCCGGTGTTGCAGCGGCTGTCTACAGTGCCCGTAAAGGGTTGAATGTGGCTGTTGTCGCCGAACGTGTAGGGGGCCAGGTCAATGAGACGGGAGGGATAGAGAATCTGATCTCGGTTCCCAGGACAACCGGCAGCAAATTGGCAGATGATCTTAAAAACCATATGAGCGAATATCCTATCGATATTTTCGAACATCGTTCAGTCGAGAATGTAACAGTGGAAAATAAACAGAAGATCGTCTTGACCCAGGGTGGTGAGATATTTACCGCACCTGCGTTGATCATTGCTACAGGAGCCAGCTGGCGCAAGCTGAACGTGCCCGGTGAAACCGAGTTCATCGGAAGAGGGGTGGCTTTTTGTCCGCATTGCGACGGTCCGTTCTATAAAGGCAAGCGTGTGGCAGTAATAGGCGGAGGTAACTCCGGTATAGAGGCGGCTATCGACCTGGCAGGGATATGTTCTCACGTCACCGTTTTTGAGTTCCTGGAAGAACTGAAGGCGGACAAGGTATTACAGGAGAAGGTGAAAAGCCTGCCGAATGTAGAGATCTTCCTCCACTCGCAAACGACCGAAGTGATCAACAACGGAGAAAAAGTCACCGGGTTGAAGGTGAAAGACCGCAAGACGGAAGAAGAACGGGTTATCGACCTAGACGGGGTATTTGTACAGATCGGTCTGGCGCCCAACAGCGCAGCGTTTAAAGATGTGGTAAAGACCAACCGTTTCGGAGAGATAGAGATCGACGAACGCGCACGTACGGACGTCCCCGGGATTTATGCTGCCGGCGACGTAACGACGGTTCCCTACAAGCAGATCATCATTTCTATGGGAGAAGGCGCGAAGGCAGCTCTGACGGCATTCGACGACAGGATCCGCGGGGTGATTTGA
- the cas5b gene encoding type I-B CRISPR-associated protein Cas5b — protein MDTNQRLISFDLKAEMGFLKKPDINDGIYLTYNMIHKPALLGILGAIAGMKGYEKNGVFPEYYERLKHLKVGIQPLESDKGNYTKEIVSYNNSTGFASNEEGGNLIVSEQILLKPEYRCYVLLNIDYKDERDLYDNILSYNAEFLPYMGKNDFSAWWTNAKGDYSVQKFDFSHNYKILSLFAKTDAVSGYIARSMSMFSSESKEVSFLYFEKLPIGFDEKLYQYSYADFVYSNASFKAEMNMSEMGEFYQINDDNIVQLF, from the coding sequence ATGGATACAAATCAAAGATTAATATCGTTTGATTTGAAAGCGGAAATGGGTTTTCTTAAAAAACCTGACATAAACGATGGTATTTATTTGACTTACAATATGATCCATAAGCCTGCATTGCTCGGAATACTCGGTGCAATTGCAGGTATGAAAGGATACGAAAAGAATGGTGTATTTCCTGAATATTATGAAAGACTCAAGCATTTGAAAGTTGGTATTCAGCCACTTGAAAGTGATAAAGGGAATTACACCAAAGAGATTGTAAGTTATAACAATAGTACGGGATTTGCGAGTAACGAAGAAGGGGGAAACTTGATTGTTTCCGAACAAATACTATTAAAACCGGAGTACCGTTGTTATGTGCTTTTAAATATTGATTATAAGGATGAAAGAGATTTGTACGATAATATTTTATCGTACAATGCCGAGTTTCTACCATATATGGGTAAGAATGATTTTTCGGCTTGGTGGACTAACGCAAAAGGAGATTATTCAGTGCAAAAATTTGATTTTAGCCATAACTATAAAATTCTATCTCTTTTTGCAAAGACGGATGCCGTTAGCGGATATATAGCTCGTTCAATGTCAATGTTTTCTTCTGAATCAAAAGAAGTGTCGTTTCTTTATTTTGAAAAACTTCCGATCGGTTTTGATGAGAAACTTTACCAATACTCTTACGCTGATTTTGTGTATTCGAACGCTTCATTCAAAGCTGAAATGAACATGAGCGAAATGGGGGAATTTTACCAAATCAATGATGATAATATAGTTCAATTATTTTAA
- the cas2 gene encoding CRISPR-associated endonuclease Cas2, protein MYVILVYDIGEKRVGKMLKLCRKYLSWIQNSVFEGDITEVRLKELILGAEKIMKKEEDDSLIIFSSRSDKFLEKQIIGKERSSTDNFL, encoded by the coding sequence ATGTATGTGATTCTGGTGTATGATATTGGCGAAAAGAGGGTAGGGAAGATGCTTAAACTTTGCCGGAAGTATTTAAGTTGGATTCAGAATTCCGTATTTGAAGGGGATATAACAGAAGTTAGACTAAAAGAATTAATCTTGGGTGCGGAAAAGATAATGAAAAAAGAAGAGGATGATAGTTTGATTATTTTTTCCAGTCGTTCAGATAAATTTCTTGAGAAGCAAATTATTGGTAAAGAAAGAAGTAGTACCGATAATTTTTTATAG
- the cas4 gene encoding CRISPR-associated protein Cas4: MHINATLINLYNVCKRELWLHANGIRFEHTSDLVYDGRLIHENTYPQRSERYEELEVDGCKIDFYDARNKIIHEIKRSDKVERAHEWQVKYYMYVLEQNGIEGVTGLLEYPTLRHTAKVVITDDDRQKIKAMKQDILGIIRSDDCPPVINGRICKNCSYYEFCYVSETES, from the coding sequence ATGCACATAAACGCTACATTAATAAATTTATATAATGTCTGTAAGCGAGAGCTTTGGTTACACGCCAACGGAATTCGTTTTGAACATACATCCGATTTAGTCTATGATGGCAGGTTGATTCACGAAAATACATATCCACAAAGGTCGGAACGATACGAAGAACTGGAGGTTGACGGATGTAAGATCGATTTTTACGATGCCCGGAATAAGATTATCCATGAGATCAAGCGTTCGGACAAAGTGGAGCGAGCACATGAATGGCAGGTGAAATATTATATGTATGTGTTGGAGCAAAATGGTATTGAGGGCGTTACCGGACTGTTGGAGTATCCAACGCTCAGGCATACAGCGAAAGTGGTCATTACAGACGATGACCGGCAGAAAATCAAGGCTATGAAGCAGGATATTCTGGGGATTATCAGGTCGGATGATTGTCCTCCGGTAATTAATGGAAGGATCTGTAAGAATTGTAGTTATTATGAGTTTTGTTATGTAAGTGAAACGGAATCATGA